The window TTCATGTAGAAAATTTGTGATCTTTACAAAGTACAGCAAATTTTTGTTTAACAAGACAGCATCATATCATCTTCACACATGATTCAAAAAGTAaagtaaaattaaataaaataaataattaaagttCTCTAAATACTAGTACAAGTTCCTGGAAATTGTAAAAGGTAAAATCGTATGTTGGAATTCAACATGTGAAAGAAAGAAAACCGAAGTTCTGTTGAAAAGATATCAACTTTAAACAAAAGTCATATTCCACAAAAAGGTCAAAAATTGTATAAAAGTATATAGTTAAAATAAACTAACACTTTACTTAATTAGCGGGTCGTTGGTTTAATCTGAAACATATACTCAACATTGTATTGTCCCTGTTATTAACACTTCAACTATTAAGTTTGTTGgtgcatttttttttatttgaaagTCAAACTCACGCACCCACTTAATAGTAAcacgaatatataatatatataccacgaaatgtcctaagcaggactcgaacgtcaaggttgtaagggtgaccttGATACCGTCAAGCCATTGTGAATCCCTAGTTCTATATTCATTATCGTATAATTCGGTCTGTAATAATGAACATTGTGACTATTGAATATTAGTTATCGTAGGAAAAATGTTTTAAATCAATAGTTAAACTGATCTGACAGTCGACCGGCTTAGTCAGTCAGTCGATCGACTGTGACCACTGTTTACCGACAGTCCAGGTCGGCGTAAGTTGATCTTCGATCGACTCAACAAACAGTCGACCGATTGAcaaagtcagtcgaccgactgtgtctgcGGACAATATATAGACGGGTTTAAGCCTCATTTGTTAGGTTACGCTTCATATTTACCCTAGGTCGTCTGCAGCTCGGTCCCTACCTCCAAATACCACAGAATATCAGTTTAGGCTTCGTGTTAATTAAGATTACATCTTGGTTTTACTAGTACGAACCCGATAACCCGAGTATATTCGATTCATTGCATGTTCTAGTGTTATCCCGCCTCTAGATTGTGTCAGCTTGATTCTAAGACCCGTCTTGAACGTCTTCAAAGTCTTCCGCCAATTAGATAATAGAAATTTTAATTAAACAAGATTCGGAGATCGAGATGTGTTAAAACATGAATCATACTCGATGACGTCTGAATGAATATCCAACAACCTTTTGTAATAACTATTGTTCTAAACCCTATTGCACGATCAATTACAACTTATAGTCATACAATAAATGAATATACGCCTATTAAAAAGAACATGTTAATAATTTTGATGTCATCTAACAATCATTTTAGGTAATTGAGTTTTACTTGAAAAACATGAGTTATTTAGTTATACTTAACATGTTTTTAGAGTATGGAGTGCACACATATAAGAGTTGACTATATACTATCACGAATATAGCGAGGGTCAAGGGGGATGCACCCCCTTGCGACTATATACTATCACGAATATGGAGTCCAAGGGGCAGCACCCCCGACTTTTAGTCAACCAGTATGACTGTCTAACAGATTTTCTCGCCAATCGGTATGACTTTTACTCAGCCGATTTTTCCGTCAAAATGAAGGGTTGCACCCTTTCATTTTCAACCGCCATGTTAACAGGATATTCATTTCGTTTTGGCAGATTGCTTTTCATATGAACATATACAGATAAATAATCATACTCTCATTAATACTATAATTTGATATCTTCTTGCCTAGAAtcaaattgcgttcttgtcttatctcaATTAAGATTTCATACAACCCGATGCTTGTAAGGTTCAaaatacttaattaggaaagtgttacacgattcaagaatcaataAGAGATTATCAATTTCATACCTATTTTCTAACAGAACCATCACGTGATACACACCGATCAATATCTCCAAAATCTTTACATCACTAAACTCAATCTCGATCCATACCAAAGATACCAAAAATGACCACAAACCCACCGCAAACCAACTCGAGAAAACTGATATAGGAGTCACCCATCTACAACCAAGACACCGGAACACACCACATTAAAAACCCGAATCGGAAAGGTGCAAGCCGTAGGGTTGTCGGTCGGAATATAAGTACCACTGCCGAAAAATGCCAAGAACCAAGTGGATGCCAAACACATCCTCGAAACCCAAATCCACAACCAAACTAACAAGAGCAGAAAACCGTGAGAAACTAGGAAAGCGAGTAGCATCCAGACGGAGTGACAGCCGCACAAGAGCTTAGCTGCCGGAAATGGCGATCGGTGAGATAGTAATTTTCGCCTGAATTTCATAATGATAACCGAAGATGCCAACGAAACTCAGCGCTCCATCAAACACAAACAAGGAGGCATGAAGGAGAATACTGAAAAGAAAAGAGAAGGTAAAAAACAGAAAGTCTGACCACCGGTTACTGTTGGTGACCGAAAAGAGAAGAAGTTGTTGGGTGGGAAAATAAAGTTGAAAGAGAGGGAACCTACGAGAGAAAAGTTGTTATGTTATCTTAAAAGAATATGTTGTAAAATACAACcaattaatttttacataatatTTTTGGATTTATTGAAACTAAATTATCATTAATCATTGCATAAAGTATTGATCGACTTAAAAATAAGATACTTGGATCttctattttataattattatacttGTGTATACTAAATTAACTAaatttgtatttaaaaaaaaacaaacccACATACCATGCACAATTTTTTAACGGATATTTATAAATGTTTATTAGTGGACTCAAACTCACATCATCTTAATAAAAGGAGTTCTCATATACCACTAGGTTAATGATCATTTGATAATTTAATTTGATAATTTGTATATTGTAATTAAGTTAATGGAAGATAAGTCTATTATCGCAGGTGACAAATCTTCGTTGTGGAGGAATGATATTATGCACGGCCATAAATCATTGTTTATGTGACGGCATTGGTACATCTCAATTCCTAAATGCTTGGGCCCACCTTACCAAAAAACCAACTGATATTCTACCAATTACACCCTTCCATTCTCGCCACGTGTTCAAATTACAATCTCCCTCTTCACATTTACCACTAATCCATCAAGCATTTACTAAAAATGTCCCTAATCATACCCTTAATCAAGATTTACAATCTCAACTGCTTGTTCCTGCATCATTGATCTACACACCTTCTAGTGTCTTAAAACTTAAAAATCAATGCCTACCATCAATAAAATGTACCACTTTTGAGATATTAGCATCTCATACGTGGCGTTCGTGGGTTAAATCGCTTGATCTTGCACCGTCACTTGAGGTAAAGCTCTTGTTTTCTGTTAACATTCGAAATAAACTAGTTCCAAAGATTCCAAAAGGGTATTATGCAAATGGATTTGTGTTGGCTTGCGCAAAGACAAATGTGAAAGATTTGGTTGGTGGTAATTTGTATCGTGTTGTGAGGCTAGTTCAAGAAGCTAAATCAAGCCTTAATGACGATAGTATCAATGGGATCGTTGAGTTATTAGACGACAAAAGTATAAAAACCGATCTCAATGCAAGTTTAGTTATATCACAGTGGTCTAGATTTGGGTTAGAGGACTTGGATTTTGGAGAAGGAAAGCCTCTACATATGAGTCCTCTTACTAGTGATATATATTGTCTATTTTTACCGGTTATTGGCGACTCTAATGCCATTCGAGTGCTCATGTCGTTGCCTGAGAACGTCGTTAGCAGATTCGAGTATTACATGAATGATTTTACAGATTAAGATAATGTAGTAAGGAACTGAAAATATGGTTAGATAACGAGTTTTTACTATTTTAGTTTATGGATGTTTAACTCTGCTTGTGAGGGTGTGACAACAATGTTTGTAATTTACCATTAATAAACCAAAGTCATGACTTACTTTTCAAATATATAGTTGTGTATTGTGATATCAAATGGAGTAATTATGAATGAATCTAATTGGTGGCTACATTTACCTTCTTTATATCACGCGTTTATTAGATTGAATATTTTTGTTATCGTCCGTTGACAAACTAATTGATGAGAGTCAAATTACTCGTTAGAGTTAAATCACATATGACTACATTGATTGTAATTTGAAGACAAATTTGATGTTTTTAAAAGGAGAGACGAGAAATTAGTTGTGATGTGACAGTGTTAAATATTGAAATGATATGAAAAAATGTCAAATTTTTATAGAAATATTTTGATTAGTATGATAAAATATGATTAAAAGTTGAGtctgaattaaatatataaataatatatatatatatatatatatatatatatatatatatatatatatatatatatatatatgtgtgtgtgtgtgtgtgtgtgtgtgtgtgtgtgtgtgtgtgtgtgtgtgtgtgtcattaGGTATCTTTAATTTCAAGACCTCATTTTTTTCGTTTAGTTTGTAACCGACGCTTGAAGGCGTGCAAATTAAAGCCGTTTAAGGGGTGTTTTGGTCCGTCAGAAAATTCACATAAGAGGCAATTCCAAAACTCActcataaatttatatattttttttcaaaaagcaagaaaaaatttatttatgatttatggATTACAACCGTCTTCGCTCTCCAAATGAAAATGCATCTTAGTATGGTAGTATTTTTCTTTTATTACAAAATTAATTTActttaatgataatttttaaaaataatttaataaatattatcttgattgAATGGATGTagtcaaggttgcaaaattcgttattcggggattaatcggtcgggattttagaaggattaatcggtaattcggagagtaatcggagattaatcggattgtactgtatacatttaaatattaaatttcaataattatatgtgtaaaaatagaaaaaaaccataaatataaaaataaactttaatataattgtctaaaattattcatttcgctcaaaaaactataaagttctagtgtaaattcatgttaaaatgttaatcattttacttcgaccgactttgattaccaaattcgattttgacccatcaattgacgttgaccgtttaattaaacggatttttaaaAATTGGAACGGAttcctcttaaaaatgattaatcggagattaatcggcgagtaatcgagtTTTTTACAGCACTGGATGTAGTAGATATTAGATACGGAAGATGATCCTCACACACCATTTTTTGATCCATGTAtgcttttattttataaatttatagTTATGCTGCTAGATTAATTTAggaagttgaacttatattattattgtaaatataatataattaagggTAAAACGAATAATCAGATGTAAATGGATTAAAAAGTAGTGTGTGAGGATCACTTTTCATTACATAATGGTGACCACGATGTACATTCAATGTAATTATCGTTAATCGTTAATCGTTAATACTAAAAAGTATTATGAAGTGTTATGCTACATCATGCTCCTTAAGTTACCTAATGATTGGGTAAAACTGCGCATTTTGGACTTTTCTGGGAAAAAGAAAAAACTAAGCATTTGAATCACACCTCATATGACCCATCCCTATTTTTAAGGTTTGAATTTCTGTATAGCTTTTTTCATGAGCCACCAAATTTTTATAATTTCACATTAAAAAAATTAACatgttttactttaacttattttttgAAAAAGAAAGATTATTCTCCCCCAATATGTAACAAAttaacattgagttgtagctcaactAGTAGTAGTATGTCTCTTTTAGCGAGAAGTCACGAGTTTGACTCCGCTAGGCTGCAACATTGCATTCAATGATATCACTGACCTGAAGTATCCACTcaggtcgcctttcgcttagtgcggAGGCAGCGGGAAGGGCGTTTTTACCGGACATGCCCTCGGATTGGTTCGGGTTCCTCCAATGCAGTAGTTAGAGCGGGTTATGCAACTACTGAAGATGAACGCGTGTGTGATTTAGTCCCTCTGGGTGATCTCAAACTGATGTAAAAAAAATATGTAACAAATTGTATACTCCGTATATTTTAATATCCAAACAAAcgttttttatatttattataataataactatcattgtAACAGAAGTGGGCAACTAGGCCACCACTACGCAGCTTTATAGACCAACATGAGAATATATTATTGTCTTGCATTCCTTCATCAAACCAGATTTCCTCGACACGATCTACTTGCAAATATTCAATTGGTCTCACTCTATTTAACTAATTCTATTCTAAATATACTAAAGGACCTGGGCATTCAGGTCATTTTCACCAAACCCCTCCCCCAAACGACATTTCTCAAAAACTACCAAAACACCTCTAAACTTTACCAACTATGCAACACAATTCCTCTAATCAGGGGTTAT of the Rutidosis leptorrhynchoides isolate AG116_Rl617_1_P2 chromosome 5, CSIRO_AGI_Rlap_v1, whole genome shotgun sequence genome contains:
- the LOC139846952 gene encoding alcohol acyltransferase 9-like, with translation MERSWDEELPDCYYKQNQPCLIKPSSPTPHHMLYLSNLDDQKFLRFSIKYLYLFQNSLPIDLLKLSLSKVLVDYYPLAGRLKSSHHHHELEHDEDEHDEHENEDEHDDKLQVDCNGEGAIFAEAFMDMSAQQFLQVSHKPNKSWRKLLVKVDAPTFLDIPPLLVQVTNLRCGGMILCTAINHCLCDGIGTSQFLNAWAHLTKKPTDILPITPFHSRHVFKLQSPSSHLPLIHQAFTKNVPNHTLNQDLQSQLLVPASLIYTPSSVLKLKNQCLPSIKCTTFEILASHTWRSWVKSLDLAPSLEVKLLFSVNIRNKLVPKIPKGYYANGFVLACAKTNVKDLVGGNLYRVVRLVQEAKSSLNDDSINGIVELLDDKSIKTDLNASLVISQWSRFGLEDLDFGEGKPLHMSPLTSDIYCLFLPVIGDSNAIRVLMSLPENVVSRFEYYMNDFTD